The following coding sequences are from one Nitrospirota bacterium window:
- a CDS encoding LysM peptidoglycan-binding domain-containing protein: MKWFFILLTTFLLSLFITEYSYADKTYVIKKGDNPARIAKKFNVKTEDILRINNIEPRKLKPGVKIIIPTNSIKTAKKISLSSKHKEEDIQNKTQVTNYIEDALFHVVIKGDTLTSISKRYGVSVNELKKLNHLSSARLKIGKKLVVKETKTKVYTVRKGDTIYKIAKRFKVNIDELKDINNFETDLLKPGQKILLEQEKATDLPKKYDTIISQAETDDEIHLSEISEDIGIKERLMLFAKKMLDIPYRFGGNSILGIDCSAYVKKVYSLIGIDLPRSAREQFTKGEPVDKEDLSIGDLVFFRTYASFPSHVGIYLGNNLFIHASSKKKKVTIDSIDAPYYLKRFIGAKRVIDKVDDEKPNNDG; the protein is encoded by the coding sequence ATGAAATGGTTTTTTATTTTATTGACCACTTTTTTGCTATCACTTTTCATTACAGAATATAGCTATGCTGATAAGACTTATGTTATTAAAAAAGGAGATAATCCTGCAAGAATTGCAAAAAAATTCAATGTTAAAACAGAAGACATTCTAAGAATAAATAACATCGAACCACGGAAACTTAAACCTGGTGTAAAAATAATCATACCTACTAATAGTATCAAAACTGCAAAAAAAATCAGTTTATCCAGTAAACATAAGGAAGAAGATATTCAGAATAAAACTCAAGTTACTAATTATATTGAAGACGCTCTGTTCCACGTAGTGATAAAAGGTGATACACTTACTTCAATATCAAAAAGATATGGTGTTTCTGTAAATGAATTAAAAAAACTCAATCACTTAAGTTCTGCGAGATTAAAAATTGGCAAAAAACTTGTTGTAAAAGAAACAAAAACAAAAGTATATACAGTCAGAAAAGGTGATACTATTTATAAGATTGCAAAAAGATTTAAGGTTAATATCGATGAATTAAAGGATATAAACAATTTTGAAACAGATTTGCTGAAACCAGGGCAGAAAATATTGCTCGAGCAGGAAAAAGCAACTGATTTACCCAAAAAGTATGATACAATCATTTCTCAAGCAGAAACAGATGATGAAATACATTTATCAGAAATATCTGAAGATATTGGCATAAAAGAACGTCTTATGCTTTTTGCAAAAAAAATGCTGGATATACCATACAGGTTTGGCGGTAATAGTATCCTTGGTATCGATTGCTCAGCTTATGTTAAGAAGGTATATAGTCTGATTGGCATAGATCTTCCACGTTCTGCAAGAGAACAGTTTACAAAAGGAGAGCCTGTTGATAAAGAAGACCTTTCTATTGGCGATCTTGTTTTCTTCAGAACATATGCTTCATTCCCTTCACATGTAGGAATTTATCTTGGAAACAATTTATTTATTCATGCTTCCTCAAAAAAGAAGAAGGTAACAATAGATAGTATTGATGCACCCTATTATTTAAAGAGATTCATTGGGGCAAAAAGAGTTATTGATAAAGTTGATGATGAAAAACCAAATAATGATGGATAA
- a CDS encoding response regulator: protein MEKKNPANLMIVDDENESLKPLCEIISKWGYVVTGFTSGKDAIELLKDYTFDLLLIDLVMPEMDGIELLKAAIEIDPYIVGIIITGKGTIQTAVKAMKAGAFDYVLKPLDMLMLKQILTRALEVRRLRVAESKYRSIFENAIGGIYQTTPEGSCITANAALASILGYDSPDELIENVKDIGQLYVEHNRRSEFVELIEKNSVVTGFESQVYRKDGSKIWVSENAHAVYSKNGNLLYYEGIVEDITKRREVEEELKCSREQLRNLSIHLQTAIEEERKYIAREIHDELGQILTALKIDLFWLNCKMPKDNKNLVSKTRFMCELIDTAIKTIQKISSEIRPGILDDLGLSSAIEWYSADFQNRTGIKCELFLDTNDSTLDHDISIAIYRIVQEALTNVARHARATKLSINMTEVENKIIIKITDNGIGITEEQISNPKSFGLTGIRERVHLLRGEVKIKGIPNLGTTIYINIPLTEI, encoded by the coding sequence ATGGAAAAGAAAAACCCGGCAAACTTAATGATTGTTGATGATGAAAATGAATCTTTAAAACCACTATGTGAAATTATTTCAAAATGGGGTTATGTTGTGACAGGCTTTACATCTGGGAAAGATGCAATTGAATTACTAAAAGATTATACTTTTGATCTGCTTCTTATAGACCTTGTAATGCCTGAGATGGATGGAATTGAACTTCTTAAAGCAGCGATTGAGATAGACCCATATATTGTTGGAATTATTATTACAGGTAAGGGCACAATTCAAACCGCTGTAAAAGCTATGAAGGCTGGAGCTTTTGATTATGTATTGAAACCATTAGATATGTTGATGCTTAAGCAGATTCTAACACGTGCACTTGAGGTCAGAAGGCTTAGAGTAGCAGAGAGTAAATATCGTTCTATATTTGAAAATGCAATAGGTGGAATTTATCAGACTACTCCAGAAGGAAGTTGTATAACTGCTAATGCTGCCTTAGCTTCTATTCTTGGTTATGATTCTCCTGATGAATTGATTGAGAATGTCAAAGATATAGGACAATTATATGTTGAACATAACCGTCGTTCTGAATTCGTAGAACTAATAGAAAAAAATTCTGTTGTAACAGGATTTGAATCACAAGTATATCGTAAAGATGGTAGCAAAATATGGGTCTCTGAAAATGCTCATGCAGTATATAGTAAAAATGGAAACCTTCTTTATTATGAAGGTATTGTTGAGGATATTACTAAACGCCGAGAAGTAGAAGAGGAATTAAAATGCTCACGTGAACAATTAAGAAATCTTTCTATACATTTACAGACTGCTATTGAAGAGGAACGAAAGTATATTGCTCGAGAGATTCATGATGAATTGGGTCAGATTTTGACCGCACTTAAGATAGATTTATTCTGGTTAAACTGCAAGATGCCAAAAGACAATAAGAATCTCGTTTCAAAAACGAGATTTATGTGTGAATTGATTGATACTGCTATAAAAACAATACAAAAAATTTCATCGGAGATAAGGCCTGGAATTCTTGATGATCTTGGCCTTTCATCAGCAATTGAATGGTATTCTGCTGACTTTCAAAATAGGACGGGAATAAAATGCGAGCTTTTTTTGGATACGAACGATTCAACATTAGACCATGATATTTCAATAGCTATCTATCGGATTGTTCAGGAAGCATTAACAAATGTAGCACGTCATGCACGTGCTACGAAATTAAGTATAAATATGACAGAGGTGGAAAATAAAATCATTATAAAAATCACGGATAATGGTATCGGTATAACCGAGGAACAGATTTCTAATCCAAAATCTTTTGGACTTACAGGAATAAGGGAGCGTGTTCATCTTCTTAGGGGAGAAGTAAAAATCAAGGGTATCCCAAATTTAGGGACAACCATTTATATTAATATTCCATTAACAGAGATATAA
- the scpB gene encoding SMC-Scp complex subunit ScpB, translating to MEDREGKAVIEALLFLSGEPLTLSSINEVIELPHAEIKRLLEELIMDYREKRGGLQIVEIAQGYQMVTSQECSEWIKKFKNINISTRLSLPALETLAIIAYKQPIIRAEIEQIRGVNSDSAIRTLHEKRLIKIMGRKEAPGRPFLYGTTREFLQYFGLKDLTELPTLKEVVREEAA from the coding sequence ATGGAAGACAGAGAAGGAAAAGCAGTCATTGAGGCGCTTTTGTTTCTTTCGGGAGAACCACTTACGCTCTCATCTATTAATGAAGTTATTGAATTGCCACATGCTGAAATAAAGAGGCTACTTGAAGAACTTATTATGGACTATAGAGAGAAAAGAGGAGGTTTACAGATAGTCGAGATTGCTCAGGGATATCAGATGGTTACCAGTCAGGAATGTTCAGAATGGATTAAAAAGTTTAAGAATATTAATATTTCTACCAGATTGTCACTACCTGCTCTTGAAACACTCGCTATTATTGCTTACAAACAGCCTATCATAAGGGCAGAAATTGAACAGATAAGGGGTGTTAATTCTGATAGCGCTATACGAACTCTCCATGAGAAAAGGCTAATTAAGATTATGGGGCGCAAAGAAGCACCAGGAAGGCCATTTTTATATGGAACCACAAGAGAATTTTTACAATACTTCGGACTAAAGGATTTAACAGAATTACCAACGTTGAAAGAAGTAGTCCGAGAAGAAGCAGCTTAA